One region of Limnospira fusiformis SAG 85.79 genomic DNA includes:
- a CDS encoding glycosyltransferase yields MVDRIVLATSGSLGDLYPYLAIARGLKARGYQPIIAAAEKYRSYVAAEEIEFHPLRERIWEQDNKFMQMLMDSQREVEYIICYQLMPHLRATYTDLMAAVRGADLLITHPLILPGRIVAEQTQIPWISTVLSAFMSVYDSPGGDSFASRTEAIASPVSEYERCLQWVAKDAEQRQLRSRLRHWSAPLRQLRSSLGLPPGPDPLFEGQHSPDLVLALFSQVFARPQPDWPRQTVVTGFPFYDNPSNQGLSEELREFLDSGPPPIVFTLGSTVVWTAGNFYWSSAIAAHQLGYRSVLMMGPGADSVRPDQLPEGAIAVNYAPHGQIFPRAAAIVHHGGMGTTAEALRSGRRMLVVPHKYDQPENAARVVRLGVARMLPPQQYTAELVANELRQLLFEKQYAQKAAAIGEAIGAENGVETACDAIANLIGQYPSRKPAKYSDSPNDSQITYSP; encoded by the coding sequence ATGGTCGATCGCATCGTATTAGCAACATCAGGTTCTTTGGGTGATTTGTATCCTTATTTGGCGATCGCCCGAGGATTAAAAGCCAGGGGGTATCAGCCGATCATCGCCGCCGCCGAAAAATACCGAAGTTATGTGGCGGCGGAGGAAATCGAATTTCACCCTTTGAGGGAAAGGATATGGGAACAGGATAACAAGTTCATGCAAATGCTAATGGACTCCCAACGGGAGGTCGAATACATTATTTGTTATCAATTGATGCCCCACTTGCGGGCGACTTACACCGACTTGATGGCAGCGGTACGGGGGGCGGATTTGTTAATAACTCATCCGCTGATTTTGCCCGGTCGAATTGTCGCCGAACAAACCCAAATTCCTTGGATTTCAACGGTTCTATCAGCCTTTATGTCAGTTTACGATTCGCCTGGGGGCGATAGCTTCGCTTCACGCACCGAGGCGATCGCTTCCCCAGTCTCGGAGTATGAACGGTGTTTGCAATGGGTCGCCAAAGATGCCGAACAACGCCAACTCCGCAGTCGGCTTCGCCATTGGAGTGCCCCCCTGCGTCAACTGCGGAGTTCGTTGGGATTGCCACCAGGCCCAGATCCCCTGTTTGAAGGGCAGCATTCCCCCGATTTAGTGCTGGCTTTGTTTTCCCAGGTTTTTGCCAGACCCCAACCGGACTGGCCCAGGCAAACTGTCGTCACCGGGTTTCCGTTTTATGATAACCCGTCCAATCAGGGGTTATCTGAGGAACTGAGAGAGTTTTTAGACAGCGGGCCGCCACCGATAGTGTTTACTTTGGGTTCAACGGTGGTATGGACTGCCGGTAATTTTTACTGGTCTAGCGCGATCGCCGCCCACCAGTTGGGCTATCGGTCAGTGCTAATGATGGGCCCTGGCGCGGATAGTGTCAGACCCGACCAATTGCCTGAAGGCGCGATCGCCGTCAATTATGCCCCCCACGGGCAAATTTTCCCCAGGGCGGCGGCGATTGTCCATCATGGCGGCATGGGAACCACAGCAGAAGCATTGCGATCGGGGCGGAGAATGCTGGTGGTTCCCCACAAGTACGACCAGCCAGAAAATGCAGCCCGCGTCGTCCGCCTGGGGGTCGCCCGAATGCTCCCACCCCAACAATATACTGCGGAGTTGGTAGCCAACGAACTTCGACAACTGTTGTTTGAAAAACAATATGCCCAAAAAGCCGCTGCCATTGGAGAAGCGATCGGGGCGGAAAATGGCGTAGAAACGGCTTGTGATGCGATCGCCAACCTTATCGGCCAGTACCCGAGTCGGAAACCCGCCAAATATTCCGACTCCCCCAATGATTCTCAGATCACATATTCCCCATAA
- a CDS encoding cytochrome P450, translating to MKLIDGPQNHPTIQKIQWITNPLGYMENCHRKYGDVFAAKIGVAGRPVVFVSHPQAIQEILTRDTKEFTAPGSSNRILEPVVGDKSVILLDDKNHLRQRKLLMPPFHGERMFNYGKLICDLTTKIGDTLPIGKTFLARDYVQKISLAIILQAVFGVYEGPRYDRLKKLTTELVAVTDSPIRASILFFPILQQDLGRWSPWGRFQGLRRDIDKLLLEEIEERRQNPDPNRTDILNLMMSARDENGEQMTYEELRDELLTLLFAGHETTATAMAWSLYWVHKLPTVRDRLLSELATLPPNPDPMTIYRLPYLTAICQETLRIYPVAMVTFPRVTTQAVELMGYHIEPNIEVIGAIYLTHNDPTIYPDPKQFKPERFLDKKYSPYQYLPFGGGARQCIGMALAQYELKLVLATVMLNYQLTLANSQPAKAARRGVTLSATGGIPMVLTGRRSLSSNPVGVAPKETPLLG from the coding sequence ATGAAATTAATTGACGGTCCGCAAAATCATCCGACTATCCAAAAAATACAGTGGATAACTAACCCCCTTGGTTATATGGAGAATTGTCACCGTAAATATGGAGATGTCTTTGCAGCTAAAATCGGCGTTGCGGGTCGCCCAGTCGTCTTTGTTTCCCACCCCCAAGCTATCCAAGAAATCCTCACCCGCGATACTAAAGAATTTACCGCCCCTGGTTCATCTAATCGTATTCTAGAACCTGTGGTAGGGGATAAATCCGTGATTTTACTTGATGATAAAAACCACCTAAGACAGCGGAAACTCTTAATGCCGCCTTTCCATGGGGAAAGGATGTTTAATTATGGTAAATTAATCTGTGATTTGACCACAAAAATCGGCGACACTTTACCAATTGGCAAGACTTTTCTGGCGCGAGATTATGTGCAGAAAATCTCCCTGGCTATCATTCTTCAGGCTGTGTTTGGAGTCTACGAGGGACCCCGTTACGATCGCCTGAAAAAATTAACCACCGAACTGGTCGCTGTGACTGATTCTCCTATTAGGGCGAGTATCTTATTTTTCCCGATTTTACAACAAGATCTAGGGCGTTGGAGTCCCTGGGGGCGCTTCCAAGGTTTGCGGCGCGATATCGATAAATTACTGTTAGAAGAAATCGAAGAACGTCGCCAAAATCCCGATCCAAATCGCACCGATATTCTCAATTTGATGATGTCCGCTAGGGACGAAAATGGGGAACAGATGACCTATGAAGAACTACGGGATGAACTGTTAACTTTATTATTCGCCGGACACGAAACCACCGCCACCGCCATGGCTTGGTCTTTGTATTGGGTGCATAAACTTCCTACCGTGCGCGATCGCCTTTTATCAGAGTTAGCAACCCTCCCCCCAAATCCCGACCCGATGACTATTTATAGATTACCTTATTTAACAGCAATTTGTCAAGAAACTCTGCGAATTTATCCAGTCGCCATGGTGACATTTCCCCGGGTGACTACTCAAGCGGTGGAACTGATGGGATATCACATAGAACCCAATATAGAAGTGATTGGCGCTATCTATTTAACCCATAATGATCCGACAATTTATCCTGACCCCAAACAGTTTAAACCAGAGAGATTTTTAGATAAAAAATACTCCCCTTATCAATATTTACCTTTTGGTGGCGGTGCGCGTCAATGTATTGGTATGGCTTTGGCTCAATATGAGCTAAAATTAGTCCTAGCAACAGTCATGTTAAACTATCAACTAACCCTGGCTAATTCCCAGCCCGCCAAAGCCGCCCGCCGAGGGGTAACTTTATCAGCGACGGGAGGCATTCCTATGGTGTTAACAGGGCGGCGATCGCTATCTTCCAACCCTGTGGGAGTTGCACCGAAAGAAACCCCGCTTCTGGGTTAA
- the uvrC gene encoding excinuclease ABC subunit UvrC: protein MTIIPLIEDSDRLEMRLKEIPPVPGVYFMKDGNENILYIGKSKKLRSRVRSYFRDRQKHSHRINLMIQQVTDIEFIVTDTEAEALALEANLIKNHQPHFNVLLKDDKKYPYLCITWSEPYPRIFITRKRNLSNPKDRYYGPYVDTGLLRSNLQLVKRLFPLRQRPKPLFKDRPCLNYDIGRCPGVCQQMISPEDYHQIVQKVAMVFQGRTEELIKNLTAQMQQAAAELNFETAAKFRDRIQGLQSLNQDQKVSLPDETVSLDAIALATDGQQASVQLFQIRAGHLVGRLGFLAKVYPSETALTSLELGGIIQRVLQEHYQTVDAVEIPSEIVLQYSLQDGELVADWLSDRKGRKVTLITPQRQAKLDLIAMVERNANYELMRLQKLSDRHHQSLQDLTEILDLPDLPHRIEGYDISHIQGSDAVASRVVFIDGLPAKQHYRQYKIKNPDVHSGRSDDFASLAEVIGRRFRDYQNLEPQDKPDLIMIDGGKGQLSAVVKVLQGLDILEELKVISLAKRREEIFVPGESQPLTTHPEQPGVQLLRRLRDEAHRFAVSFHRNQRSKRMKRSHLDDIPGLGHHRQKLLLGHFRSIDYIRMATPTQLAEVPGIGEKLARQIYDYFHPST, encoded by the coding sequence ATGACAATTATACCACTAATTGAAGATAGCGATCGCCTAGAAATGAGATTAAAAGAAATTCCCCCGGTTCCGGGTGTGTATTTCATGAAAGATGGTAATGAGAATATTCTGTATATTGGGAAATCGAAAAAATTGCGATCGCGGGTGCGTTCCTATTTTCGCGATCGCCAGAAACATAGTCACCGGATTAACTTAATGATTCAACAGGTGACAGATATTGAATTTATCGTTACTGATACCGAAGCCGAAGCCTTGGCTTTAGAAGCTAATTTGATTAAAAACCATCAACCTCATTTTAATGTCTTACTCAAGGATGATAAAAAATATCCCTATCTGTGTATTACTTGGTCGGAACCATACCCGCGCATTTTTATTACCCGAAAACGTAATTTAAGCAATCCCAAAGATAGATATTATGGCCCTTATGTAGATACCGGACTATTGCGAAGTAATCTACAATTGGTTAAGCGTCTATTTCCCCTGCGTCAACGTCCTAAACCTTTGTTTAAAGACCGTCCCTGTTTAAATTATGATATAGGTCGCTGTCCGGGAGTTTGTCAGCAGATGATCTCCCCAGAAGATTATCATCAAATTGTCCAAAAAGTGGCGATGGTTTTTCAAGGACGCACAGAAGAACTTATCAAAAATTTAACCGCGCAAATGCAACAAGCCGCCGCTGAGTTAAACTTTGAAACCGCCGCCAAATTCCGCGATCGCATTCAAGGTTTACAGTCTCTCAACCAAGACCAAAAAGTTTCCCTTCCTGATGAAACGGTGTCTCTTGATGCGATCGCTTTGGCTACTGACGGACAACAAGCCTCCGTGCAACTTTTCCAAATCCGCGCCGGACATTTGGTCGGTAGATTAGGCTTTTTGGCGAAAGTTTACCCTAGTGAAACAGCCTTGACTTCCCTAGAGTTGGGGGGAATTATTCAGCGGGTTTTACAGGAACATTATCAAACCGTTGATGCTGTGGAAATTCCCAGCGAAATTGTGCTACAATATAGTTTACAAGATGGGGAGTTAGTAGCAGATTGGTTAAGCGATCGCAAAGGTCGGAAAGTTACCTTAATTACTCCCCAAAGACAAGCCAAACTCGATTTAATCGCAATGGTCGAACGCAACGCTAACTATGAGTTAATGCGACTGCAAAAATTAAGCGATCGTCATCATCAATCTCTCCAAGACTTAACCGAAATTCTCGACCTTCCCGACCTTCCCCACCGCATAGAAGGTTATGATATCTCCCATATTCAGGGTTCTGATGCAGTCGCCTCCCGCGTGGTATTTATTGATGGTTTACCCGCCAAACAACACTACCGACAGTATAAAATTAAAAATCCTGATGTGCATTCGGGAAGGTCTGATGATTTCGCCAGTTTAGCAGAAGTAATTGGTCGCCGTTTTCGAGATTATCAGAATTTAGAACCCCAGGATAAGCCAGATTTGATTATGATTGATGGTGGGAAAGGTCAACTCTCAGCCGTCGTGAAAGTTTTGCAAGGTCTGGATATTTTAGAAGAGTTGAAGGTGATTAGTTTAGCCAAACGCCGAGAGGAAATTTTTGTCCCTGGTGAGTCTCAACCATTAACTACCCATCCTGAACAACCTGGGGTACAATTATTGCGACGACTACGAGATGAAGCCCATCGATTTGCGGTTAGTTTCCATCGTAACCAACGCAGTAAACGCATGAAGCGATCGCATTTAGATGACATTCCCGGACTCGGACACCACCGCCAAAAATTGCTATTAGGTCACTTTCGGTCTATTGATTATATTCGCATGGCAACCCCCACACAACTGGCGGAAGTTCCCGGAATTGGCGAAAAACTAGCCCGACAAATTTATGATTATTTCCATCCTTCTACCTGA
- a CDS encoding polyprenyl synthetase family protein has product MEKSTSSMWHPQRFRNAQLGENGCGNGKSVVPFLRTEETDSAGELQSCVPQTIAVSEANGDVASATLPERTPSSNQPISMASTPQTATIAVSDVASATLPERIPDGKNNRGSILPEDANLEADLNTVSEATLPTPYPAQFDQTIINQALEDSRIAIGAKIQEFIGRRREVIGSYEPLYDLLLDYPFRGGKMLRPTMCISAARAVGGMGQVALSTAAALELYHNAFLIHDDIEDGSESRRGKGTLHHNIGIPRAINVGDATNVLAVGLLLENLSAIGVTKTLNVLHEIEFMARQSVEGQAMELDWVAENTDNLSDRDYFKMCVKKTCWYSFMTPCRIGLIVGNSSANPQDLVEPLAGVTRFGMILGIAFQIQDDLLNLVGDMKAYGKEIGGDIYEGKRTLMLNHAIAHSSPVESRRMLEILATPRPEKTPEQVEFVMEQMRQYGSIEHGWAVARSLAQKAADILDSLDFMEPETPIRPGEKWQTPVHDRRFLKELINYVIYRNL; this is encoded by the coding sequence TGAGGAAACGGACTCGGCTGGTGAATTACAGTCCTGTGTTCCCCAAACGATCGCGGTTTCTGAGGCTAATGGCGATGTGGCATCCGCAACGCTTCCGGAACGCACTCCCTCATCAAATCAGCCAATCAGCATGGCCAGCACTCCCCAAACCGCCACCATTGCAGTCAGCGATGTGGCATCCGCAACGCTTCCGGAACGCATTCCCGACGGTAAAAATAACCGGGGTTCGATTCTGCCGGAGGATGCGAACCTGGAAGCGGACTTAAATACGGTGTCGGAGGCGACCCTCCCGACACCCTACCCGGCTCAGTTTGATCAAACCATTATTAACCAAGCACTAGAAGACTCCCGGATAGCGATCGGGGCAAAAATTCAGGAATTTATTGGCAGGCGACGAGAAGTTATCGGTTCCTACGAACCGTTATATGATTTGTTGCTCGATTACCCGTTTCGGGGAGGTAAAATGCTGCGCCCCACCATGTGTATTAGTGCGGCGCGGGCGGTGGGTGGCATGGGACAGGTGGCGCTATCGACGGCGGCGGCTTTGGAACTGTATCACAATGCGTTTCTGATTCACGATGATATTGAGGACGGGTCAGAGTCGCGCCGGGGAAAAGGGACGTTACACCACAATATTGGGATTCCCCGGGCGATTAATGTTGGGGATGCAACCAATGTACTGGCTGTGGGTTTGTTGCTGGAAAATTTATCGGCGATCGGGGTAACCAAAACTCTGAATGTACTCCACGAAATTGAGTTTATGGCGCGTCAATCGGTGGAAGGACAGGCGATGGAATTGGATTGGGTGGCAGAAAATACGGACAATTTAAGCGATCGCGATTATTTTAAAATGTGCGTCAAAAAAACCTGTTGGTATTCTTTTATGACACCCTGTCGCATCGGTTTGATTGTGGGGAATTCCTCGGCTAATCCTCAAGATTTGGTGGAACCTTTGGCGGGAGTTACTCGGTTTGGCATGATTTTGGGCATTGCTTTTCAGATCCAAGATGATTTATTAAACTTGGTGGGAGATATGAAGGCTTATGGGAAGGAAATTGGCGGAGACATTTATGAGGGAAAACGCACTTTGATGCTCAATCATGCGATCGCCCACAGTAGTCCGGTCGAATCCCGCCGAATGTTGGAAATTCTCGCCACCCCCCGACCGGAAAAGACCCCGGAACAGGTAGAATTTGTTATGGAACAAATGCGCCAGTATGGTAGCATCGAACATGGCTGGGCTGTTGCCCGATCTTTAGCTCAAAAAGCTGCCGATATTTTGGACAGTCTGGATTTTATGGAGCCGGAAACTCCGATCAGACCCGGTGAAAAATGGCAGACTCCGGTTCACGATCGCCGCTTTCTGAAAGAATTAATTAACTATGTGATTTATCGAAATTTATAG
- a CDS encoding FkbM family methyltransferase, with the protein MLSELFHKFGVPFFLSVVHDPNLCISWSQFGEDTLILELISRNKSNLFSNYYVDIGAYHPSRFSNTKLLSMMGWKGMNVDPNPQSVKLFEQERPQDINLNLGVASYEGESEIYCFREGAINTFNGEMAEYFIRHGWEFMGKQKVKVLPLNQLLDTYLPDEIKDSEIGFLDIDCEGLDKDIILNLDIDRYRPYIIAVEAHDFNLMHPLAHEIVQFLIAADYQLAAYTGPTLLFRRST; encoded by the coding sequence ATGCTATCTGAATTATTCCATAAATTTGGTGTGCCGTTTTTTTTGTCAGTAGTCCACGATCCAAATCTTTGTATTTCTTGGTCACAATTTGGTGAAGATACTCTAATTTTAGAGTTGATTTCCAGAAATAAATCCAACCTATTTAGCAATTACTATGTTGACATCGGTGCTTATCATCCCAGTCGATTTTCTAACACTAAGCTTTTGAGTATGATGGGATGGAAAGGTATGAATGTAGATCCCAATCCTCAATCTGTGAAACTATTTGAACAGGAACGTCCCCAGGATATCAATCTAAATCTAGGTGTTGCTTCTTATGAAGGGGAGTCAGAAATCTATTGTTTCCGCGAAGGTGCTATCAACACTTTTAATGGGGAAATGGCCGAATATTTCATTAGACACGGATGGGAGTTTATGGGCAAGCAAAAAGTGAAGGTACTCCCCCTTAACCAGCTACTTGACACTTATCTTCCCGACGAAATTAAAGATTCAGAAATTGGTTTCCTAGACATTGATTGCGAAGGTTTAGACAAGGATATTATTCTGAATTTAGATATCGATCGCTATCGGCCTTATATCATTGCAGTTGAGGCACATGATTTCAATCTTATGCATCCTCTCGCTCACGAAATTGTTCAGTTTCTGATCGCTGCCGATTACCAGTTGGCTGCTTACACCGGACCTACCCTTCTGTTTAGACGGTCAACATGA